ACTGCTCGCCTTCACCTTCGCTAATCGCTAGGCTTCCCATTCGTTTACCGCGTTCCCACGCGCACACGCGAAGCCTGGAAAACCGCTGCCACCAATCATACACCGGGCATCCCCGTCTTCCCGCGCCAACCAACGGCAATGACATCCACGCGCGCCGACTACTAGCCCAATCGGAGCTAGAGCTGGCACCACCGTCGGCTGCCATTGGTACCACGGCAGCAAAACCCTCTATCCAGGTGTCCGGCTGAAGTTCTGAAATCTCCGTTTTGGAAGTTGAAATCTCAATTAAGTTTCCAAATGGTTGAGTCGCTACCGGAATTGAAGGTATTGCCGAGCGTcagattctttgccgagtgctaaactaAAAATATTCGGCAAAGattctgacactcgacaaactctctgtttgccgagtgctttactaaaaaaaacactcggcaaacattctgATACTCGGCAATTCTactgaaaaacactcggcaaactctggcactcagcaaatatgggaaaaacactcggcaaattacggcactcggcaaacatcgcgCCACGTGTCCCTCCATTGCCCTTTTGCGGAGTGTCCGTtgggcaacactcggcaaacaatttatttattttttctcattTGACATTGAAACTTTTTTTTGTACTAAACAAACAATATAGCATAATCCATGTTAAAATTTAGCATTTTTTTGGATCTATTTGCTAGTTTTAATTCATTAAATGCATTCTAGGAATTTAATTGATTTACGTCAAATTTGATCTATAAGTGcatgaaataatagaataaaatgggtagaaaaatcatattcattTTGTCAAGTCTATTTTTTGGCCTTACcgaagaaatgaaaagaaatttgaaATATCTAGGTGCCAACACTCGACCATCGACTTGTAGCTGATTGGttttttaattataaaaaatTCAAATGAAGTCTGAAAACATAGGACTTGCCATTGTATCGTGATATGATACgtagaggctatggtaaaaaattgagaagattTCAGAAAAGTTGTAACGTACATTGCTTAGAAATCAAAGCATCTCTAAGGAAGAATTGTGGTATCGAGAGAGAACCGAACAGGTTTGAAGGCGAAGTGACAGTTCAATCATCgtttgaccttgaaactttttctatacATTAGATTGAGCTCAAACTTTCTGAGCTTGCTATTTTTCCCCTCCCatgaaaagagaaaaataaataaataaaaaataaaaaatagaggGTTTGCCGAGTATcaaacaaaaacactcggcaaataggaggtttaccgagtgtcacaacaaaaacactcgacaaacagagatgtttaccgagtgtcccaaaaacaacactcgacaaagaaaaaaaaatgacccACCCCTAAAATCTCCcacccccctcccctccctcacgaCGCACacacccctcccctccctcccagcTCACTCCCGCCTCCCATCCTCTCCCGCGTGCGGCcggccccctcccctcctcctgccgacggccggcccctcccctccctctcttccccagCGCCGGCCCCTCCCCTCTGGATCCGGCCCTGCCGCCTCCCTCCCGGATTTCCCCGGATCCGGCCGCCGCGCCGCCCTTCCCTCCAGATCTGGccccgccgcctccctccctccctcctccctccggaTCCGGCGCCGCGGcatgggtggtggtggaggtggtggcatgGATGGAGGCGGAGGCATGTGTGGCTGTGGTGCGGCCCTATGCGCGGCTATGCGTAACGATGGCGCTTATGCACGCGACCTCGAGTGCGCGTGGCCGGGAGACGGCCCGAGGTCGCACGGCGGCGGTCAGCTGTCCTGATGCGCACGGCGGCGACGGCCAGGCCTATGGCCGCCGGTGAGATTCTTTATCGTAGTCTTAGGTTTAGAGTTCGACCGATTTGGAATTTGGGCATTTCTATTAGGGTTTATAATTTCGTCCaaatcctctccctcctccaaaTTCGGCCGTCGGCGCCTCCCTCCACATGGAAGGGCACCATGTTGGCCTCGGCGTGGTTGCCGCCAGCGGGCGAGGAGAGGCAGGACACGGTGCTCGTCCGTCAGGTACCGCCGCCACCCTACGCCGAGCTTCCCATGTCTTCTTCGGGCCCGTTGCTGGTGACGGGAACCCACCACACCAGGTATGCACgctccttctcttcccttcctgctaTGCCAAATTGAGCACCGGAACCCTAACTTGAGCTATTTagctatttgtattcggatctgatgtAATCACAAGTGTGtacatgtattatgcctactaacttTGATATTTATTTTATCACCCATGTCAATTGGGTCTACGGTTTAGTGATCTCTCGTTAGCTTTGTATCTTGCTACATGTATCATTGACTTATTGTCAGTTCTACTACTTATATTTTTGTCTTAGTCCATATTGTTTTAGGTCATCTAATTACCCTCCTATAGAGTTGTAGAACACTGGAATTCGACAAATAAAAACTAAACTTTGTTTACTTCTGTGCAACTATGTGGATGCCTGGATGGTGTCTGCTCCAAGCCTTACAATTAAAACTTTTCGTTGCTAAGAAGCAAATAGATAGTTTATAGACATTCAGGAGCTTAAATATGATATTTTTTCCTTTAGTCCATCTGTGATGCCATTATTCTCAAAGTCCACTGTTTAACTATGAGTTGCTAATTTTGTCTCTCACTATAACAGAAGTATAACAATGCCATATTGCTAGCGCGAAGGTAAATATCTCTTTCTAATGTTTTATCTCCTTTTGAATCTTACCGTACTCAGTAGACTGAATCTCAATTCACCTTTTTTATGTACTTGGCCAAATTACTTGGAAGCTTTCACGATGAAACAACCAAAGCATGGTGATTGGTAATGGCCTTCTCAGTTTGCTTTGGAACATCTCAAATACATGTTTAGCTTGCATATGCCACATTCTtatgtaaatttgtttatttgcTCGGAATTTACGTTTTTGAAATTCCATTGTTTGAGACTTTGTCAGCAAATACTTATTCTTTAATCAATGGTTGTCACTTTAATTGGGCCAATGCTAGCTTACAACAACAATAGGTGTATACCCTGTATTCGGTAGAGTATATATCATAGTGTTATAAGATTTACTTCTTTTTTTTTGCAATGTTGTGACTGATACCATTTTTGTCCTACTGCTTGTAGTTCTAATTTTATGATTAGTGATTACATGCTCACTGCAATTATACCCTGGATCATTAGCATTCATTATGTTGGCAAAATTAGCTACCCAGCCTATAACTCTGTACAACATGTATATCATTTCAGTCGCCTTGTTACCATTGGTTTTGGACTAGCTTGCAGAAAAGCTATTTTTCTAGGCAGCTTGTAAGATATTTCTTTTCAAGTTTGGATAAGATTAAATTTTCTCTTGAGTTGTGAAGCAGGTGCACAGATAtgttgagaaaaaaaatattttttttctttggaaaataggtttgccgagtgtaattcccaaaaacactcggcaaacaataatgatatatgtttgccgagtgtaattcaaAAAAACACACAATAATGATATGctgagatttttttttgaaaatagatttgccgagtgtaattccaaaaaacactcggcaaaccacttttttttttttgctgagtgtcaaatttgatactcggcaaactatttgccgagtgcgcgataaaaaacactcggcaaatagctgtttgccgacactgtagatgtcgtgtgctttttgccgagtgttacactcggcaaagcctttgccaagtgttttttggtCTTTGCCGAATGCCTGTGGCATATGGCAAAgttactgtttccggtagtgagttTAAAGTCGAAATTTTGGATCACTCCTAGTTTCAAATCTTCGTATGAACAGTGTAGCTCCATCTCTTGGGTGCCTTTGATTGATTTTCTGGTATACTGAAGGAGAAGGATATCAGCTTGCCTGTTGTGATTCAGGTTCTGTTTCGTATGATTTCTTTGCAAGCAGCTTCATCAAGAAGCCAGAGAAGCTAGCACCTTCTTTATTAAAAAGCGTTTTTTTCTTCTACAGTTCCTCTCCAAGAGCCATGGAAATTATTTACTGCAGCAATTAATTAAGAAAATTATTTCTACACGAGAATAAAAATAGAATGAGATGATAGGAGAGTAAAAAATAGATGATTACacaaaaatctatttaaagaaaTCATACATATGTCAACGTCTAGTGCTATATACTATGTATTTTTGAATTAGCGAACGGATGACAATTGCAGTCGGTCACCAAAATGAATTGTTATAAATTGTTAACAGTGGCATAGCAAATAAACTTCATAAGTACGGTCCGTGTTCTACTGTACAATTTCACCATTGCTATTTTGGCAGACAAAAGCCACAACTGCATTTCGTTTATTCGCATTGAGCCTTTTCTTGTGCTTGTTCCCAGAAAGATGGCGAGCAAGCATCTTTTGGCTGTTGCACTGCAAATTGCAGACCGCGCAAAAACCCAGCAACTTCTGTTTCTCCATGTGTTCCTCCCCTTCACGATGCCCTGCAAGCATACTCTCGCTGCTGCACTGCAAATTGCAAATCCCGCACGACCATAATGCTGTCTGTTCCTCCACCTTCTCTGAACTTGAACTATTGCTATCAGAACCATTTGAAGCTACTTTGTCCTCCGTCGTCAGATTGCTTGATTTCGCATTCACACCATCTCCTTGTAGAGCATCCATATTCTTTTGGTGTTTCTTGCCTCTGCAGTGATGAACAAGTTGAGATGCAGAGTAACATTTTGCCTGACAGATAACACAAAGCCATTCAGAGGGCGGTTGCTGGTTCTTGGCAATTTCTGGTGGAAAATCTCCTGTTTTCTTGGCTTCTTCATGTAGGTCCTGGACATTCAGTTGGTGTATCTTGCTTCCAATTTGGTGCTCCAAGTCTAATTGGCAATCAGAATCAGCTTGAAATATGCTACAATTTGATCCTGAAGTCTGCTCTGCATTTTGCGGCGCAATGTTCGGAAGCACTGTGGCTTCTCGCGATTCAGAATTCCTTGACATGTTACGGATTTCGTCCAGTAGAGCTTGAAGCTTAGCTAAAAGGTGCCCACCTAACTCCAATTCACGAGCACAGTTTGCTAGGCAAATGGCAGAACTACACATTGAAGGTGGCTTCTCTGAATGCTGAGGTGCATTGCTCTTGTGGCACTCTGGTTCCTGCAGCTCATTATTCTTAACCATGCTATCACCCTCCGTGAGTTGTGCTTCAATGTTTTGTTGGTGTGTTCTTCCATTCAGATGCTCCTTCAGGTCTGATTCGCTTGTACCATTGACCTGGCATGTATTGCAGCTCCATTTTATCAAGGATGTTTTCTGCCCTGTGCGGGAAGAAGATTCTTCTCTTAATTGTGCCTTCTGATTACTTGCTTCTTTTGATCGGTGCTTCCGCCCTGCACAATGTACTTGTAAGCTGTGCTCACTAGTTGCTTGCACCTGGCAGATTTCACAACTCAATTTCTGGCGTTGTTTCTTAACTGGTATTGTTATTCCTGTCAATTCCCATTTCACTGAAGGCAAAGTCGTCTTGGGCTGTATGGTCTGTTTGTTTGACATGCAGCATTTGATTAGACCATTGATAGCTGAAATGGCGAAAACACCTGGTAAACTTGCTACTGAATTCTATGAACTTTAGTGAGACCATTACCAAATGGTTGCAAAGAAACCTAAACTTTCATTAGAATCTCCATACATAAATCCTACCAAGTTGTTGATGTATCACAACTTGACATATTCTGAAGATATAATAGCAAATATTGACGAAAAATAACTAACAGATGAGGGTAAAAATTAAAAAACAGAAAGGATAAAACGCCCACCTCACTGGATTCTTGTGATTTCTGCTCTTCAAGTTTTGAATTCTCCTGACCTGCCTTACCATTACAACAAGGTCTCAAGAATTCATCGACACCATCTTCCATGGCAGGTTTCTCAGACTTCAACGCTACACTCCTGTGGCTTCCCTCCTTTTGCTTGGGATCATGGATCTCATCCACATCGACATAACATTCTTGAATGACTGACCATCGCCAAGGTTTCATGGACTGCTCCCTGAAGGTGAAGGGAACTGGCTTAGTCCATTCCACATCATCAGCGGCAGTACCATGACGTGAACCGTTGCGCAGGACCATGGCATGCTCTATCTTAGCCAACTCTGCCTGGATGATCTCCTGGCGAAGACGGTCCTTCTGAAGCTGTGACAGCAGCGCTTCCCTAATCACCAGCATTGGGTCTACTGTACAAGGCACAAGCATTGTGGAATCCTTGATAGTAGCACACAATATAATATCACCAAATGAACATCATCAACGTCGTGACAgcataaaaaaaaataaacacgACTGATTCAGCAAATGACCAACATGTGCATCTAATTGAATTAGCAAGGTGCTACTGAACCTCTGAGGCTCTGACTATATGCTAAGGCTAGGCCTAAGAATGTTAGTCAAAGAcgaacaagtttgtttaaaaaaaatgaaaaaacgaACAAGGTACGTTGATGGCTTGaagcttagggggtgtttggttcctacagaaaAATTTTAGTATCGGATGTTCtgacacatgcataaagtattaaatatagacgaaaaaaataactaattgcacagattgtggctaatttgcgagacgaattttttaagcctaattagtccatgatttgacaatatggtgctacagtaaatatgtgctaatggcggattaattaggcttaataaattcgtctcgtaaattagtctctatctatgtaattagttttataattaactcatatttagttctcctaaatagcatccgaatgtccgatatgacatggactaaaatttagtccatgaacCAAACAACCCCTAACTAAACTAGCTATTTAGGAGTATTGTCTTATCAGGTGCAGTAGCATAATAACTGAATCTATACTGGTGACTATGCCAAGAGCCGCAGAGTACTAGCATAGTAACTGAATCGTGGAACTTTCCTATCCTGGTGATTATGATAAGAGCCCAAGAACCCTGCTTCCTTAATGGAAATCGGGGCTTCGCTTTCCAAAAGGAACAGGCAGCAAGGTACAGTATAATAGGTGCAGATTCTTGGAATCTTGGCATGGACCAAAAGAATCGCTTGCATCCCCACGAAAGGAAACTTAAAAATA
Above is a genomic segment from Miscanthus floridulus cultivar M001 chromosome 3, ASM1932011v1, whole genome shotgun sequence containing:
- the LOC136546257 gene encoding uncharacterized protein isoform X1, which produces MEFARRGRGDDGVDDGNLFIHLPPPHVDPMLVIREALLSQLQKDRLRQEIIQAELAKIEHAMVLRNGSRHGTAADDVEWTKPVPFTFREQSMKPWRWSVIQECYVDVDEIHDPKQKEGSHRSVALKSEKPAMEDGVDEFLRPCCNGKAGQENSKLEEQKSQESSETIQPKTTLPSVKWELTGITIPVKKQRQKLSCEICQVQATSEHSLQVHCAGRKHRSKEASNQKAQLREESSSRTGQKTSLIKWSCNTCQVNGTSESDLKEHLNGRTHQQNIEAQLTEGDSMVKNNELQEPECHKSNAPQHSEKPPSMCSSAICLANCARELELGGHLLAKLQALLDEIRNMSRNSESREATVLPNIAPQNAEQTSGSNCSIFQADSDCQLDLEHQIGSKIHQLNVQDLHEEAKKTGDFPPEIAKNQQPPSEWLCVICQAKCYSASQLVHHCRGKKHQKNMDALQGDGVNAKSSNLTTEDKVASNGSDSNSSSSEKVEEQTALWSCGICNLQCSSESMLAGHREGEEHMEKQKLLGFCAVCNLQCNSQKMLARHLSGNKHKKRLNANKRNAVVAFVCQNSNGEIVQ
- the LOC136546257 gene encoding uncharacterized protein isoform X3, whose protein sequence is MLVPCTVDPMLVIREALLSQLQKDRLRQEIIQAELAKIEHAMVLRNGSRHGTAADDVEWTKPVPFTFREQSMKPWRWSVIQECYVDVDEIHDPKQKEGSHRSVALKSEKPAMEDGVDEFLRPCCNGKAGQENSKLEEQKSQESSETIQPKTTLPSVKWELTGITIPVKKQRQKLSCEICQVQATSEHSLQVHCAGRKHRSKEASNQKAQLREESSSRTGQKTSLIKWSCNTCQVNGTSESDLKEHLNGRTHQQNIEAQLTEGDSMVKNNELQEPECHKSNAPQHSEKPPSMCSSAICLANCARELELGGHLLAKLQALLDEIRNMSRNSESREATVLPNIAPQNAEQTSGSNCSIFQADSDCQLDLEHQIGSKIHQLNVQDLHEEAKKTGDFPPEIAKNQQPPSEWLCVICQAKCYSASQLVHHCRGKKHQKNMDALQGDGVNAKSSNLTTEDKVASNGSDSNSSSSEKVEEQTALWSCGICNLQCSSESMLAGHREGEEHMEKQKLLGFCAVCNLQCNSQKMLARHLSGNKHKKRLNANKRNAVVAFVCQNSNGEIVQ
- the LOC136546257 gene encoding uncharacterized protein isoform X2, which encodes MEFARRGRGDDGVDDGNLFIHLPPPHDPMLVIREALLSQLQKDRLRQEIIQAELAKIEHAMVLRNGSRHGTAADDVEWTKPVPFTFREQSMKPWRWSVIQECYVDVDEIHDPKQKEGSHRSVALKSEKPAMEDGVDEFLRPCCNGKAGQENSKLEEQKSQESSETIQPKTTLPSVKWELTGITIPVKKQRQKLSCEICQVQATSEHSLQVHCAGRKHRSKEASNQKAQLREESSSRTGQKTSLIKWSCNTCQVNGTSESDLKEHLNGRTHQQNIEAQLTEGDSMVKNNELQEPECHKSNAPQHSEKPPSMCSSAICLANCARELELGGHLLAKLQALLDEIRNMSRNSESREATVLPNIAPQNAEQTSGSNCSIFQADSDCQLDLEHQIGSKIHQLNVQDLHEEAKKTGDFPPEIAKNQQPPSEWLCVICQAKCYSASQLVHHCRGKKHQKNMDALQGDGVNAKSSNLTTEDKVASNGSDSNSSSSEKVEEQTALWSCGICNLQCSSESMLAGHREGEEHMEKQKLLGFCAVCNLQCNSQKMLARHLSGNKHKKRLNANKRNAVVAFVCQNSNGEIVQ